The Dethiosulfovibrio peptidovorans DSM 11002 genome has a window encoding:
- a CDS encoding ArsR/SmtB family transcription factor, whose amino-acid sequence MTEKDRTAAIFKALSHPLRLEVVRRLGHGEECACKIAQWFDSDRTTVSKHLAVLKDAGVLKDRKEGQWILYSVALCCVLDMIECIDSGQCGPIS is encoded by the coding sequence ATGACAGAGAAAGACAGGACAGCGGCTATCTTCAAGGCGTTGAGCCATCCTCTGAGGCTTGAGGTTGTCCGAAGGTTGGGGCATGGCGAGGAATGTGCCTGTAAGATAGCCCAGTGGTTCGACTCGGACAGGACCACCGTCAGCAAACACCTGGCGGTACTTAAAGACGCCGGAGTACTGAAAGACCGAAAGGAAGGCCAGTGGATACTCTATTCCGTGGCCCTCTGCTGCGTATTGGACATGATAGAGTGCATCGATTCGGGGCAATGTGGACCTATTTCTTGA
- a CDS encoding thioredoxin family protein, which translates to MTVKIQILGTGCAKCKKLAEEATKELGLEYSMEKVTDIADILEFGVTGTPGLVVNDKVVSVGKIPSLEATKNLISKAL; encoded by the coding sequence ATGACCGTTAAAATTCAGATACTGGGAACAGGCTGTGCAAAGTGCAAAAAGCTGGCGGAAGAGGCCACAAAGGAACTGGGATTGGAGTACTCCATGGAGAAGGTAACCGATATCGCCGATATCCTGGAGTTCGGGGTGACGGGAACCCCGGGATTGGTCGTCAACGATAAAGTTGTCTCTGTAGGCAAAATTCCCTCCCTTGAGGCGACAAAGAACCTTATATCCAAAGCCCTGTAA
- a CDS encoding permease, which produces MNDKSKFTWILAVFALAYWLPIESPGVRSGAVEALAMLHEYAQEHVLLCLVPAFFIAGAISVFVSQQAVMKYLGAQAKKWVAYSVAAVSGTILAVCSCTVLPLFAGIYKRGAGLGPATAFLYSGPAINVLSIILTARVLGFKLGLARALGAVVFSVLIGICMAFIFRGEEEERQKGFAQLPDDGSERALWKTVWHMASMVVFLVFANWAAPKVPGGVWESIYSVKWYVAAAAFLSTLGSTFLWFKKDDRQEWMDSTFGYSLQVLPLLFGGVLVAGFLLGRPGHEALIPSQWVASLVGGNSIGANFFAAISGAFMYFATLTEVPILQGLLGSGMGQGPALALLLAGPALSLPNMLVIRSVIGTKKTVVYVSLVVVMSTVIGILFGYVA; this is translated from the coding sequence TTGAACGATAAAAGCAAATTTACATGGATTTTAGCGGTCTTTGCCCTGGCCTACTGGCTTCCCATAGAATCTCCAGGGGTCCGTTCCGGAGCGGTGGAGGCACTGGCGATGCTCCACGAGTACGCCCAGGAGCATGTGCTGCTTTGCTTGGTGCCAGCGTTTTTCATAGCGGGAGCCATTTCTGTTTTTGTCAGCCAGCAGGCTGTCATGAAATATCTCGGGGCCCAGGCTAAAAAATGGGTGGCCTACTCGGTTGCGGCGGTATCCGGGACGATACTGGCGGTGTGTTCCTGCACGGTTCTTCCCCTTTTTGCGGGAATCTACAAAAGAGGGGCAGGACTTGGGCCCGCCACGGCGTTTCTATACTCCGGCCCTGCCATAAACGTACTGTCCATCATCCTCACAGCCAGGGTCTTGGGCTTCAAGCTGGGACTGGCGAGAGCCTTAGGGGCGGTCGTGTTCTCGGTGCTAATCGGAATATGTATGGCCTTTATATTCCGTGGCGAGGAGGAGGAAAGGCAGAAGGGCTTCGCCCAGCTTCCCGACGACGGGTCCGAGAGGGCTCTGTGGAAGACCGTCTGGCACATGGCGAGCATGGTGGTATTTTTGGTCTTCGCCAACTGGGCCGCTCCCAAGGTTCCAGGAGGGGTATGGGAAAGCATATACTCGGTTAAATGGTACGTAGCTGCCGCTGCGTTCCTGTCGACACTGGGGTCGACCTTTCTGTGGTTCAAAAAGGACGATAGACAGGAATGGATGGACTCCACCTTCGGCTACTCTCTTCAGGTGTTGCCCCTATTGTTTGGGGGAGTGTTGGTGGCGGGGTTCCTGCTTGGACGGCCAGGACACGAGGCACTTATACCGAGCCAGTGGGTCGCTTCTCTGGTCGGCGGCAACTCCATCGGGGCTAACTTTTTCGCCGCAATATCCGGGGCCTTTATGTACTTCGCCACCCTCACCGAGGTCCCCATACTCCAGGGACTTCTGGGCTCGGGAATGGGACAGGGCCCCGCTCTCGCCCTTCTCCTGGCAGGACCGGCCCTATCACTGCCGAATATGCTGGTCATAAGAAGCGTCATAGGGACAAAAAAGACCGTCGTCTACGTCAGTTTGGTGGTGGTGATGTCCACAGTAATAGGGATCTTATTCGGCTACGTAGCCTAA
- a CDS encoding arsenate reductase ArsC encodes MRDKPTILFLCTGNSCRSQMAEGWTDHIWGNRFQPLSAGSAPHGLDPRAIAVMAEAGVDISGYRSKSVTEFFDSPIDLVITVCDKAKGTCPVFPGNTKTIHSGFEDPPTLARKTEDEEEALDFYRKVRDEIKAFVEGLPEIADNI; translated from the coding sequence ATGAGAGATAAACCGACTATACTTTTCCTCTGTACAGGTAACTCCTGTAGGAGCCAGATGGCCGAGGGCTGGACCGACCACATATGGGGAAATCGATTCCAGCCCCTATCGGCGGGATCCGCCCCCCACGGTCTGGACCCTAGGGCAATTGCGGTGATGGCCGAGGCTGGGGTGGATATATCGGGATACAGATCAAAGAGTGTCACCGAGTTTTTCGACTCCCCGATCGACCTGGTGATAACGGTGTGCGACAAAGCCAAAGGAACCTGTCCGGTGTTTCCGGGGAACACAAAGACTATCCACTCTGGCTTTGAGGATCCTCCAACTCTAGCCAGGAAGACCGAGGACGAAGAAGAGGCGTTGGACTTCTACCGAAAGGTCAGAGACGAGATAAAGGCCTTCGTTGAAGGGTTACCGGAAATAGCGGATAATATTTAA
- the arsB gene encoding ACR3 family arsenite efflux transporter gives MAKGISIFERYLTLWVGLCILGGIALGKVAPNLASTLDGMAITVNGAPVVSIPIAICLFAMMYPIMVKIDFNEVIKAGKSVKPVGLTLFINWGIKPFSMYGIALFFLGFAFKGFIGPDAMDLVKMPFGLDLAVGSSHGAGTVVMSEGIKMLQIPLWRSYLAGTILLGIAPCTAMVLVWGFLSKGNDGLTLVMVAINSLTMLVLYGVLGGVLLGVGRLPVPWQALLLSIGIYVALPLLAGYFSRKWILTTKGKMWFEEKFLHVLTPITIVALLATLVLLFSFKGKVIVQNPMTILWIAIPLFIQTILIFALGYAAAKFMGLSYRDAAPAAMIGASNHFEVAIATATMLFGLSSGAALATVVGVLIEVPVMLMLVRFCLRTQHWFKK, from the coding sequence ATGGCAAAAGGGATATCGATTTTCGAGAGGTACCTAACCCTATGGGTGGGACTGTGCATCTTGGGAGGGATAGCCTTAGGAAAGGTCGCCCCCAACCTGGCGTCGACCCTAGACGGAATGGCGATCACGGTAAACGGGGCACCGGTGGTGTCCATCCCTATAGCCATATGCCTATTCGCCATGATGTACCCTATCATGGTAAAAATAGATTTTAACGAGGTCATAAAGGCCGGAAAGAGCGTCAAACCAGTGGGGCTGACACTGTTCATAAACTGGGGCATAAAGCCTTTTTCCATGTACGGAATAGCCCTGTTCTTTCTGGGTTTTGCCTTTAAGGGTTTTATCGGTCCCGATGCCATGGACCTGGTGAAGATGCCCTTCGGACTCGATCTAGCAGTAGGCTCCTCTCACGGGGCGGGGACGGTGGTAATGTCGGAGGGGATAAAGATGCTCCAGATCCCCCTATGGAGGAGCTACCTGGCGGGGACAATTCTGTTGGGGATAGCCCCATGTACCGCTATGGTGTTGGTATGGGGGTTTCTCTCCAAGGGCAACGATGGTCTGACCCTGGTCATGGTGGCCATAAACTCACTGACCATGTTGGTGTTATACGGAGTTTTGGGGGGGGTCCTTCTGGGAGTGGGAAGGCTTCCGGTTCCCTGGCAGGCGCTGCTCCTCTCTATAGGGATTTACGTCGCCCTGCCCCTTCTGGCGGGATACTTTTCCAGAAAGTGGATATTGACGACCAAAGGCAAGATGTGGTTTGAGGAAAAATTCCTCCACGTTCTGACGCCGATCACCATCGTGGCCCTGCTTGCGACTCTGGTTTTGCTGTTCTCCTTCAAGGGAAAGGTTATCGTACAAAATCCCATGACTATACTGTGGATCGCTATTCCCCTGTTCATCCAGACGATCCTCATCTTCGCCTTGGGATACGCCGCGGCGAAATTTATGGGGCTGTCCTATAGGGACGCCGCTCCTGCGGCTATGATAGGGGCCTCCAACCACTTTGAGGTAGCAATCGCCACAGCGACTATGCTCTTCGGCCTGTCCTCCGGGGCGGCTCTGGCTACGGTGGTGGGGGTTCTGATAGAGGTTCCGGTAATGCTCATGCTGGTCCGGTTCTGTCTCAGAACCCAGCACTGGTTTAAAAAGTAA
- a CDS encoding cytochrome c biogenesis CcdA family protein: MIKSNGSQHQTVYIGQKTLIKVMAIVIIMLLMGLQVMDIFNFLPSTHLLSKNTKTGYIGAFLAGVLGGLFSSPCATPVLVVLLSIVAGSGDIGHGVMLLLLYSLGHSILVLAAGTSVGFASKLMASKKYGVFSSALKYCLGIGALLISFALFYMGF; this comes from the coding sequence ATGATCAAATCGAATGGATCACAACACCAGACTGTATATATCGGACAAAAAACATTGATCAAAGTTATGGCGATAGTCATCATCATGTTGCTGATGGGCCTACAGGTCATGGATATTTTTAATTTTCTGCCCTCGACGCACCTACTGTCAAAAAACACGAAGACAGGGTATATCGGGGCCTTTCTGGCAGGAGTTTTAGGAGGGCTCTTTTCCTCTCCCTGTGCTACGCCTGTTTTGGTTGTCCTGTTGAGTATCGTAGCTGGAAGCGGGGATATCGGACATGGCGTCATGCTTTTGCTGCTATATTCACTGGGGCACAGTATCTTAGTTCTTGCCGCAGGGACATCGGTAGGATTCGCATCTAAACTCATGGCAAGCAAAAAATACGGTGTATTCAGCTCTGCTTTGAAATACTGTCTGGGCATAGGTGCTTTGCTGATATCATTTGCCCTGTTTTACATGGGTTTTTAA
- a CDS encoding HlyD family secretion protein, producing MKVTFSPKKSKDPNREGDIKVEYAPARRAFPRWRWYFVVLLVSSPLLFFFFRVGLGFLWASSPGVVFMEKVSVNCPRPGLVTELPVLRGQEISSGDLIAKVVEPMLEARKAPLIAERRAILAQVPQLAQEGSLKKSLALAGKVLDGERDVLRQVQWLFERGAATRAELNEARGKVVRAEGDVIRAQADLEVASATVDIPQNAVRLAQIEAELGAMEESQGELTILSPIPGVVLDLYAEEGQTVAQGAPVATLGDPDSVSVVAFVDPRYLSMIDLESPARVRFPGGTVMEADPEGRPVIAGPLPSALAEPFSEGKQTVQVYLKTDSPIPLNLMVEGLPVKIHWGFHFPWR from the coding sequence ATGAAGGTCACCTTTTCTCCCAAGAAGAGCAAGGATCCCAACAGAGAGGGGGATATAAAGGTAGAATACGCTCCGGCCAGAAGGGCCTTTCCCCGCTGGCGTTGGTACTTCGTGGTTTTGCTGGTGTCCTCTCCGCTTCTGTTTTTCTTCTTCAGGGTCGGGTTGGGCTTTCTCTGGGCCTCCTCTCCGGGAGTCGTCTTCATGGAGAAGGTGTCGGTCAACTGCCCCAGACCGGGATTGGTGACGGAGCTGCCGGTTCTGAGAGGGCAGGAGATCTCGTCGGGCGATCTCATCGCCAAAGTTGTCGAACCGATGTTGGAGGCCCGTAAGGCTCCTCTTATAGCGGAGAGACGGGCCATATTGGCCCAGGTTCCTCAGTTGGCTCAGGAAGGTTCTTTAAAGAAGAGCCTGGCTCTGGCTGGAAAGGTGCTCGACGGAGAGAGGGATGTTCTGAGACAGGTGCAGTGGCTTTTTGAAAGAGGGGCAGCCACCAGGGCGGAGCTGAACGAGGCCCGGGGCAAGGTGGTTAGGGCCGAGGGAGATGTCATAAGGGCTCAGGCAGATCTGGAGGTGGCCTCCGCGACGGTCGACATCCCCCAAAACGCCGTTAGGCTGGCCCAGATAGAGGCGGAGCTTGGAGCCATGGAGGAGAGCCAGGGCGAACTGACGATCCTGTCTCCTATACCGGGTGTGGTCCTGGATCTTTACGCCGAGGAAGGGCAGACGGTGGCTCAGGGGGCTCCCGTAGCCACTTTAGGTGATCCCGACTCCGTGTCGGTGGTTGCTTTCGTCGATCCAAGATATCTCAGCATGATAGACCTGGAATCTCCGGCGAGGGTAAGGTTTCCCGGAGGTACCGTCATGGAGGCCGATCCCGAAGGCAGACCGGTCATCGCCGGGCCTCTGCCCTCCGCTTTGGCCGAGCCGTTTTCCGAGGGTAAGCAGACCGTTCAGGTCTATCTTAAGACCGATTCTCCCATACCCTTGAATCTGATGGTGGAGGGACTCCCGGTGAAGATTCACTGGGGATTCCACTTCCCCTGGAGGTGA
- a CDS encoding diguanylate cyclase domain-containing protein: MDRPKLIRLVSDGTGVLVSSDLLVEIYDPDRVSSVLLDGNYGGLILDMDLEESVLVSILTEVRKAPSICWLPVLCSSALDGDLVYLTDGVVTSTEEAAVTSAEVRKRVAEIDLDALSQGREYRLMGYLYGRTSDIWPVLRPTSHDLYVYPAADFLSGEGDSARWLRNMRERGLVGNGTLVDRIRRCPSCEGPRLNYVDVCPGCGSIDIAAKEFTHCFTCGRVAPTEEFLRGHTLQCPFCSTMLRHLGSDYDHPLESFVCNDCGLRFIEADVVVDCLDCRTRSKPEDLLIDSIHSYRLTEKGRSAAKVGSIDDVYALLDRLNYVVPAYFDQFLDWLIMLNRRYPDEVFSLLGIRFFNIVEMSEILGRQRTAQLMDSLAGRLRQLIRGTDVSTRNGTGILWLLLPRTDREGASILEERILALANEVVVEGVPKPRFCSSLFSVSEDLLERDTAALVLARLSGDLEGS, from the coding sequence ATGGACAGACCTAAATTGATCCGTCTGGTGTCAGATGGGACAGGGGTTCTGGTCTCGTCTGACCTACTGGTCGAGATATATGATCCCGACAGAGTTTCCTCCGTTCTTTTGGACGGTAACTACGGAGGCCTTATTCTAGATATGGATCTAGAGGAGTCGGTTCTGGTGTCGATACTGACGGAGGTTCGAAAGGCCCCCTCCATCTGTTGGCTTCCGGTGCTGTGTTCCTCCGCGCTTGACGGAGATCTGGTCTACCTGACCGACGGGGTAGTTACCTCGACGGAGGAAGCTGCCGTAACCAGTGCAGAGGTTCGGAAGAGAGTCGCCGAGATAGATCTCGACGCCCTGAGCCAAGGCAGGGAGTACAGATTAATGGGATATCTCTACGGCAGAACCTCCGACATATGGCCGGTTCTTCGACCGACTTCGCACGATCTGTACGTCTATCCCGCCGCCGATTTCCTCAGCGGAGAGGGAGATTCGGCTCGTTGGCTCAGGAACATGAGGGAGCGAGGACTTGTCGGTAACGGCACATTGGTGGACAGGATCAGAAGGTGTCCCAGCTGCGAGGGGCCTCGGCTCAACTACGTCGACGTATGTCCCGGCTGCGGCAGCATCGACATAGCGGCCAAGGAGTTCACCCACTGCTTTACCTGCGGAAGAGTGGCCCCTACGGAGGAGTTTCTCCGTGGACATACCCTTCAATGTCCCTTTTGCAGCACCATGTTGAGACATCTGGGCTCGGACTACGACCACCCTCTGGAGAGCTTCGTCTGCAACGATTGCGGGCTTCGGTTCATAGAGGCCGATGTGGTGGTGGACTGCCTCGACTGTCGAACCAGGTCCAAGCCGGAGGATCTGCTGATAGACTCCATCCATAGCTATCGTCTGACCGAGAAGGGGCGCTCCGCCGCCAAGGTCGGCTCCATCGACGATGTCTACGCCCTGTTGGACCGGCTGAACTACGTGGTACCGGCCTACTTCGACCAGTTTCTGGACTGGCTGATAATGCTCAATCGCCGCTACCCTGACGAGGTTTTCTCTTTGCTGGGAATCCGCTTCTTCAATATAGTGGAGATGTCCGAGATCCTCGGAAGGCAGAGAACGGCTCAGCTCATGGACTCTCTGGCCGGAAGGCTCAGACAGCTTATAAGGGGGACCGACGTCTCCACCAGGAACGGAACGGGGATACTCTGGCTCCTGCTTCCCAGGACCGACAGAGAGGGAGCCTCGATTTTGGAGGAACGGATTTTGGCCTTGGCGAACGAGGTAGTGGTGGAGGGGGTCCCCAAGCCTCGTTTTTGCTCCTCTCTTTTCTCCGTATCGGAGGATCTGCTCGAGAGGGACACGGCGGCCCTCGTCCTCGCCAGGTTGTCCGGAGATCTGGAGGGAAGCTGA
- a CDS encoding glycosyltransferase family 2 protein yields MNVPEPLFRAVSLFLDAPLSPETWQVLLKFIPFVLFLEMPVYIMIILGVLKHCLERMYQLPWRSDYYPSVSCLVTCYSEGDAVKHTIRSLARQIYPGRIQIIPIVDGAALNGETFRAAKSMESAVARLSNRSLQVVPKWQRGGRVSALNTGMNFADGEIVMALDGDTSFDNDMVERATRHFEDRSVGCVSGCLRVRNARSGLVTRLQAIEYFLSIQAAKTGLSALGVVNNISGAFGVFRRSVLDLIGGWDAGTAEDLDLTLRVKNYFGRYDGFRIIFDPEAMGFTDVPDTFRDFFKQRLRWDGDLSFLYFRKHWRSFSPKLVGWKNFLALLWTGLLFQVVMPLLIVCYTAYLFVAYPLSFAVWITVLVYLFYLAVTAVMFLLFVLLLSERPKEDLATMPWIVLSPLFAFACRVYGAFATLWELLGRGHRDTNMAPWWVTKKSKF; encoded by the coding sequence TTGAACGTCCCGGAGCCCCTTTTCAGGGCGGTATCTCTTTTCCTGGACGCCCCTCTTTCGCCGGAGACATGGCAGGTTCTCCTCAAGTTCATCCCCTTCGTGCTTTTTCTGGAGATGCCGGTCTATATAATGATAATCCTCGGGGTGCTGAAACATTGTCTCGAACGAATGTACCAGCTTCCCTGGCGGAGCGACTATTATCCGTCGGTGTCCTGTCTCGTGACATGCTACAGCGAGGGAGATGCGGTTAAACATACCATAAGGTCTCTGGCTCGTCAGATATACCCGGGCAGGATTCAGATAATACCCATAGTGGACGGAGCGGCGTTGAACGGGGAGACGTTCAGGGCGGCCAAGTCGATGGAGTCGGCTGTGGCTAGGTTGTCCAACCGATCCCTTCAGGTGGTCCCCAAGTGGCAAAGAGGCGGCAGGGTCTCCGCTCTCAACACCGGGATGAACTTCGCCGACGGAGAAATCGTAATGGCCCTCGACGGCGATACCTCCTTCGACAACGATATGGTGGAGCGGGCCACCAGACACTTCGAGGACCGGTCGGTTGGGTGCGTGTCCGGTTGTCTCAGGGTCCGAAACGCTCGGAGCGGCCTGGTGACGAGGCTTCAGGCAATAGAGTACTTCCTATCGATACAGGCGGCCAAGACGGGACTGAGCGCTCTCGGCGTGGTGAACAATATCTCCGGCGCCTTCGGAGTGTTTCGCAGATCCGTGTTGGATCTCATAGGTGGCTGGGACGCCGGTACCGCCGAGGATCTGGACCTGACTCTCAGGGTGAAGAATTATTTCGGTCGTTACGACGGTTTCAGGATCATATTCGACCCGGAGGCCATGGGTTTCACCGACGTGCCCGATACTTTCAGGGATTTTTTCAAGCAGAGGTTGAGGTGGGACGGAGACCTGTCGTTTCTGTATTTCAGAAAACACTGGAGGAGCTTTTCTCCCAAGCTGGTGGGGTGGAAGAACTTTCTCGCCCTTCTCTGGACGGGACTGCTCTTTCAGGTGGTGATGCCCCTTCTGATAGTCTGTTACACAGCCTATCTTTTCGTGGCTTATCCTCTGTCCTTCGCCGTGTGGATAACCGTTTTGGTATACCTCTTCTACCTGGCTGTGACGGCAGTGATGTTCCTCCTCTTCGTCCTTCTGCTGTCGGAGAGACCGAAAGAGGATCTGGCGACGATGCCCTGGATAGTGCTAAGCCCCCTTTTCGCCTTCGCCTGTAGGGTATACGGTGCTTTCGCCACCCTGTGGGAGCTTTTGGGAAGAGGGCACAGGGACACCAACATGGCCCCATGGTGGGTTACCAAAAAGAGCAAATTCTAG
- a CDS encoding NYN domain-containing protein, whose translation MSELDIIQPRLAVLIDADNARPSITEPLLAEVAKYGVASVKRIYGDWTTPNLGGWKTVLLEHSIQPIQQFRYTVGKNATDSAMIIDAMDLLFTNRFDGFCLVSSDSDFTRLAARIREAGLMVYGFGEKKTPKPFVSACDKFIYTEVISVNKEDSPSAIKRKTTDELKGDTQLVNLLRSALEAASDDTGWAQLGTVGSNIAKQSPEFDPRNYGYGKLGELAFAIGIFDVDERVQSDGHSRVIYIRNKPKSRKVARRTTNGNGNGGNGRKTRKKTQ comes from the coding sequence ATGAGCGAACTGGACATCATACAACCCAGACTGGCGGTGCTTATAGACGCCGACAACGCCAGGCCGTCGATCACCGAGCCTCTGCTGGCGGAGGTAGCCAAGTACGGAGTTGCGAGCGTCAAGCGCATCTACGGCGACTGGACCACCCCTAATCTCGGAGGTTGGAAGACCGTGCTTCTGGAGCACTCGATCCAGCCGATACAGCAGTTTCGCTACACCGTGGGGAAGAACGCCACCGACAGCGCTATGATAATAGACGCCATGGACCTGCTCTTCACCAACCGTTTCGACGGATTCTGTCTCGTGTCCAGCGACAGCGACTTCACCAGGCTGGCCGCCAGGATAAGGGAGGCGGGATTGATGGTCTACGGTTTCGGCGAGAAGAAGACCCCGAAGCCCTTCGTGTCGGCCTGCGACAAGTTTATCTACACCGAGGTCATATCGGTGAACAAGGAGGACTCCCCCTCGGCGATAAAGAGAAAGACCACCGACGAACTCAAGGGAGACACCCAGCTGGTCAACCTGTTGAGATCGGCCCTCGAGGCGGCGTCGGACGACACGGGATGGGCCCAGTTGGGAACGGTGGGTAGCAACATAGCCAAACAGTCTCCCGAGTTCGACCCCAGAAACTACGGCTACGGCAAGCTGGGAGAGCTGGCCTTCGCCATAGGCATATTCGACGTGGACGAGAGGGTCCAGAGCGACGGCCATTCTCGGGTGATATACATCAGAAACAAGCCCAAGAGCAGAAAGGTCGCCCGTAGAACCACCAACGGAAATGGCAACGGAGGCAACGGTAGAAAGACCAGGAAAAAGACCCAGTAA
- a CDS encoding fumarylacetoacetate hydrolase family protein: protein MKFVAFESEEVTGIGVMTADECAVLDIRSALPDRDYRDMQDFIERSSEGDIEVLRKAIESPERFGPLSLDKVRVLPPIARPIHDVLCVGVNYRDHLEETKGEMKDFAEPSAPVFFTKRAIRIIGDGEPIEARLDLDDQLDYEVELAVIIGKAGVDIPAEKVEEHVFGYSVLDDLSSRRLQKRHVQWFRGKSLDTYTAMGPVILHKSALPFPVKVDVRSYVNDELRQSSNTAMFIHDIPTLVSEISAGMTLEPGDIIATGTPAGVGMGFSPQRFMKRGDTVVCEIPPIGRLVNRVE from the coding sequence ATGAAGTTCGTCGCGTTCGAATCTGAAGAAGTTACGGGGATCGGGGTCATGACGGCAGACGAATGTGCCGTTTTGGACATTAGGTCCGCTCTGCCCGATCGGGACTATCGGGACATGCAGGATTTCATAGAGAGGTCCTCCGAGGGGGATATAGAGGTTCTTAGAAAGGCCATCGAGTCTCCGGAACGTTTCGGGCCTCTATCTCTGGATAAGGTTCGGGTGCTCCCTCCCATAGCCAGGCCGATCCACGACGTGCTCTGCGTCGGGGTCAACTACAGGGATCACCTGGAGGAGACCAAGGGAGAGATGAAGGACTTCGCCGAACCCTCCGCCCCTGTCTTCTTCACCAAGAGGGCGATCCGAATCATAGGGGATGGCGAGCCAATAGAGGCCCGTCTCGACCTGGACGATCAGCTGGACTACGAGGTCGAGCTGGCCGTCATAATAGGCAAGGCCGGTGTGGATATACCGGCGGAGAAGGTCGAGGAGCACGTCTTCGGTTATTCCGTGCTCGACGACCTCTCCTCCCGCAGGCTTCAGAAAAGACACGTCCAGTGGTTCCGGGGCAAGAGCCTGGATACCTACACCGCCATGGGGCCGGTCATTCTTCATAAATCGGCCCTGCCCTTTCCCGTGAAGGTGGACGTCAGAAGCTACGTCAACGACGAGCTTCGCCAGAGCTCCAACACCGCCATGTTCATCCACGACATACCGACCCTGGTTTCGGAGATCTCCGCCGGGATGACCCTGGAGCCGGGGGACATAATAGCCACAGGCACCCCGGCGGGGGTAGGAATGGGTTTCTCCCCTCAGAGGTTCATGAAGAGAGGGGATACGGTGGTCTGCGAGATCCCTCCAATAGGACGGCTGGTCAACAGGGTAGAGTGA
- a CDS encoding TetR/AcrR family transcriptional regulator: MILFYFQNKEGLYEAVKDGIVDQWRDKLQPKPVPVGAGPEFISDMIEVAFSFYRDNPRMVRMANWGRLERDDVSPLSITAMVCGTVHVWWEFHGYMRDTT, from the coding sequence TTGATACTGTTTTACTTTCAGAACAAGGAGGGACTGTACGAGGCTGTCAAAGACGGGATAGTCGATCAATGGAGGGATAAGCTTCAACCCAAGCCGGTTCCCGTCGGGGCGGGGCCGGAGTTCATCTCGGACATGATAGAGGTAGCCTTCTCCTTCTACAGGGACAACCCCAGGATGGTCCGCATGGCCAACTGGGGAAGGCTGGAGAGGGACGACGTGTCGCCCCTCTCGATCACGGCGATGGTGTGCGGAACGGTTCACGTATGGTGGGAGTTTCACGGATACATGAGGGACACGACGTAG
- a CDS encoding TVP38/TMEM64 family protein encodes MRRFLSRSFLLRVFLPVVLIAGVVAFKPSRDWIKQVFLMFQLLDVNLIRGYILSFGIWAPVMSFFLMVFQSVIAPLPAFLITFANAGLFGWWKGAILSWSSAMAGAALCFFIARWYGRGPVERLTSKAGLEGVDRFFERYGNYAVFVARLLPFVSFDIVSYGAGLTSMKFWPFFLATGLGQLPATVVYSYVGGMLTEGTRRFVLALSLLFVLTALASLWKKIYRDRRDSEGCVDLPSGDR; translated from the coding sequence GTGAGAAGGTTTCTTAGCAGGTCGTTTCTTTTAAGGGTCTTTCTGCCGGTGGTCCTGATAGCCGGGGTCGTGGCTTTCAAGCCGTCCAGAGATTGGATAAAACAGGTATTCTTGATGTTTCAGCTTCTGGACGTGAACCTTATTCGGGGATATATACTGTCGTTCGGCATTTGGGCTCCTGTTATGTCCTTTTTTCTCATGGTGTTTCAGTCGGTTATAGCTCCGCTTCCGGCGTTTCTGATAACCTTCGCCAACGCCGGGCTTTTCGGTTGGTGGAAGGGAGCTATCCTGTCCTGGTCGAGCGCCATGGCCGGTGCGGCTCTATGTTTCTTCATAGCCAGATGGTATGGCAGAGGCCCGGTTGAGCGTCTCACCTCCAAGGCGGGACTCGAAGGGGTAGACCGCTTCTTCGAACGCTACGGCAACTACGCCGTTTTCGTGGCGAGGCTCCTTCCCTTCGTGTCCTTCGATATCGTAAGCTACGGGGCCGGACTGACCTCCATGAAGTTCTGGCCGTTTTTCCTGGCCACCGGGTTAGGGCAGCTGCCGGCCACCGTAGTCTACTCTTATGTGGGAGGGATGTTGACCGAGGGGACGAGACGTTTCGTCCTGGCCCTTTCCCTGCTTTTCGTCTTGACCGCTTTGGCCTCTCTGTGGAAAAAAATCTATAGGGATCGCAGGGACTCGGAAGGTTGCGTCGATCTACCCTCAGGGGATCGATAG